The Euphorbia lathyris chromosome 8, ddEupLath1.1, whole genome shotgun sequence genome has a window encoding:
- the LOC136204189 gene encoding uncharacterized protein — MAKSSTTAPQSTTTTIPAASRKWVKDLPSIAARIYFFLIFLQVPLFRVPCRSGMCSTPIHVTSSQLIASEIFPGTVVKALLYPGAIANGVVRNMTIPTWDNLLSIYNLTSVKEAPAVTDLQRLEVLAGSYFSVAGALVGILKPGRMSMFGTLLVIWGLVKEGILGKPANTDPSKPVFVYPTMLLALICAFSSVKYDMKKAARSAPARPIAKPLQSSSKSKLK; from the exons ATGGCGAAATCATCAACAACAGCACCACAATCAACAACCACAACAATACCAGCAGCGTCGAGGAAATGGGTGAAAGATCTTCCTTCAATAGCAGCTCGAATCTATTTCTTCCTTATCTTTCTCCAGGTTCCTCTTTTCAG GGTGCCTTGCAGATCCGGCATGTGTTCAACACCAATTCATGTTACATCTTCCCAACTGATTGCAAGTGAGATCTTTCCTGGTACTGTTGTTAAAGCTCTTCTCTATCCTGGTGCTATTGCAAATGGTGTTGTAAGGAACATGACTATTCCAACATGGGACAATCTGCTATCTATATATAACTTGACCAGTGTGAAAGAAGCTCCTGCTGTAACGGATCTCCAGCGGTTAGAG GTTCTAGCAGGAAGTTATTTTTCTGTGGCAGGAGCACTTGTGGGCATTCTAAAACCGGGTAGGATGAGCATGTTTGGCACACTTTTAGTGATTTGGGGCCTTGTTAAGGAAGGGATCCTCGGAAAGCCGGCAAATACAGATCCTTCTAAACCTGTGTTTGTCTACCCTACAATGTTGCTTGCCTTGATCTGTGCATTTTCATCTGTGAAGTATGATATGAAGAAGGCTGCAAGAAGTGCCCCAGCTCGACCCATTGCAAAGCCTCTGCAAAGTTCTTCGAAATCGAAGCTGAAATGA